One Cohnella candidum genomic region harbors:
- a CDS encoding glycosyltransferase family 2 protein — protein MKIIVFLPAYNESMNIGDVVARIPREFRPGVTVEVLVVDDGSVDGTAEAARRAGADHVVSLPKNMGLGAAVREGLRLCVEMGADIGLMIDADNEYPPEQIPDVLAPILEGTADYTMGSRFKGTIRGMTLLRRLGNYTFTFLQTLLLRRWIWDGQSGMRGFSRRAMEAARIVHDYNYAQVLTLNLIRQGFRMQEIPIDYRVRTQGESFIKFRAYVSRVLPAIWRELRLPTEGRTKENKRRGKHAGGMGG, from the coding sequence ATGAAAATCATCGTGTTTCTGCCTGCTTATAACGAATCCATGAATATCGGCGACGTCGTCGCGAGAATTCCCCGGGAGTTTCGTCCGGGTGTCACCGTGGAAGTACTGGTCGTGGACGACGGGTCCGTGGACGGCACCGCCGAAGCGGCCCGTCGCGCCGGCGCCGACCACGTCGTGTCACTTCCTAAGAACATGGGACTGGGTGCGGCCGTTCGGGAAGGGCTCAGACTCTGCGTCGAGATGGGCGCCGACATCGGACTCATGATCGATGCGGACAACGAGTATCCGCCGGAACAGATACCGGATGTGCTTGCCCCCATTCTCGAAGGAACGGCCGACTATACCATGGGCTCACGCTTCAAAGGGACGATTCGTGGCATGACGCTGCTTCGCCGCCTTGGCAATTATACGTTTACGTTTTTGCAAACCTTGCTGTTACGGAGATGGATCTGGGACGGCCAATCGGGCATGCGCGGATTCAGCCGCCGGGCCATGGAAGCCGCCCGGATCGTGCACGACTACAACTACGCTCAGGTTCTGACTTTGAATCTGATCCGGCAAGGTTTCCGGATGCAAGAGATCCCGATCGATTACCGCGTCAGGACGCAAGGCGAGTCCTTCATCAAGTTCCGGGCCTACGTCTCCCGCGTGCTTCCGGCCATTTGGAGAGAATTGCGTTTGCCGACGGAAGGACGAACGAAGGAAAATAAAAGGAGGGGCAAACATGCGGGGGGCATGGGCGGCTAA